The sequence TGTCGCCGTCGATGTAGTGGAAGTTGAGGCGGTGGGAGTCCGGCATCCAGTTCGAGTTCACCGCGTCGTTCTGGCGGGGCGTGATGCGGTGGATCGTGTTGCCGCGGGTATGGATGATGATGTTCGTCCCGGTGCCGCAGTTCACGTCGATGGATGGCGTTTCCTTCAGGAACCACACGCGCATCTGGAAACGGAAATCGTTCGAGGTCAGCGCGCCGACGGGGCAGATGTCGGCGGTGTTGAGCGAGTAGTTGTTGTCCAGCAGTTTCCCCGGATGGACGGTGAGAGTGGTGTGGGTGCCGCGCTGGGTGAAGCCGAGCACCGGATCGCCGGCGACCTCGTCCATGAAGCGGATGCAGCGCGAGCACATGATGCAGCGTTCGTCATCCAGCCGGATGCGCGGGCCGATATCGACGTTCTTCGGCTTTTTCACCTTCATGTCCACGAAGCGCGAGACTCCGCGGCCGAAGCCGACGGATTGCTCCTGGAGGCGGCACTCGCCTGCCTGGTCGCAGATCGGGCAATCGAGCGGGTGGTTGATGAGGAGGAATTCCATCACGCCCTCGCGGCATTTCTCGACGAGCTCGCCGGAGGTGCGGATGCCCATGTTTTCCGCGACGGTGTTGGCGCAGGAAATCGCGGGGCGGGGCATCCAGCCGATGGGCTGGTAGCCGTTTTCGTCGTAAGTGGGATCCTGGCCGGGCGCGGGGCGGGGCGGCATCCCCATCTGCACCATGCACATCCGGCAGTTGCCCGGCACGGATAGCTTCGGGTGGTAGCAGTAGTAGGGGACGTCCTTCTTGACGTAGCGGCAGGCCTCGATCATCCGCATCCCTTTCGGGAACTGGTGCCAGACACCGTCGATCTGGACATTGACCATGCCTTTTTCGGCGGCGATGTCCTTTGGAAGTTTGGCTTCAGCGGTGGCCGTGGGGGTGTCGCTCATGACTGGGGAAAAATACGCGGATTCATGGCCCGGCAGGCCTGCGCGGACTATGTCGGGGCAAATCCGGCGGGGCAAGTGTGCTTTGTGAAATTTTTCACAAAGTCCGGGCGTGATGGGCAAAGCTGAGACGCTGAAAACCGAAATGCTGAAAAGGGGAGCCCACCGGAGCCGCCAAATATTGATTTTCATTGAGGTTTGCTGGGGATCATATCAGATGGACACAAATCAGACAGTCATGAAAACCCCTATCTCCGCAATTCTCTGGACGCTCTCCGTATCGTTCCTCGCCGCGCAGGATGCCTCGCCACCTGCCGGCCCCGCCCCCGTCACCGGGAAAATCAGCGAGATCACACTTTACCAGGGCACCGCAGTCGTCTCGCGGCTGGTGGAGATCCCGGCAGACAAGACCGGCTCCTTCGAAATCGTGATCGGTCCGCTGCCATCCGCCACCGATGCCTCCTCCGTCCACGCGGATCAGGCGAAAGGGGTCACCGTCCGCTCCGTTGCCTGCCGCAGCCGCCCGCCGGAGGAGGCCGCGAAGCTCCAGGGCCGGGCGGGCGAGGTCACCGATGCGATCGACGCCCTTGAGGTGAAGACCGCGATCGCCAAGAACGAGATCGCCCTGCGCCGCATCCGCCAGAACTACCTCAAGGACCTGCAGAATTTCGTCGCCCCCGCCGCCGCGCAGGAGATGACCCATGGTGTCATCCAGTCGAAGGAGATCGAGGCCGTCACCCAGATGCATTTCCGCGAGTATGAAAAGGCCTCCCAGGAAATCATGAAGCTCGACCTCGAGATCCAGGAGGACGCGAAGGCTCTCGAACTGCTGGAAAAGGAAAAGGCCACCCTCGCCGCCGGGCCGCCCGTCACTTACGATGCGGTCGTCTATCTCGACAAGCCCGCCGCCGGGCCGGCCAGCATCAGCCTGAACTACTTCGTCGGCGATTGCGGCTGGTCTCCGGTTTACAATGTCCGCGGCGACACCGCCTCCAAGGGCGTGACCGTTGAGTTCAACGCCCTCATCTTCCAGGTCAGCGGCGAGGACTGGAAGGACGTGAAAGTCGCCCTCTCCACCGCATCGCCCAAGACCAGCGCCTACAATCCGCGCCTCTCCCCGCTCTACGTCGATGTCTCGACGGGCGGCGGCGCCCAGGGCGGCAACGCCGACTCCTACAAATCCGCAGTCCAGGAAAAGAACGTGGCCATCAAGTCGCAGTTCCTCGGCAAGTCCACGGATGAGATCGCCAGCCAGAACTTCCGCGCAAACGATTCCGCCGCCAGCGTGCAGCTCATCGAGCTTTCCGAGCGGCTCAGCGAGCTGCGCCTCATGGATCAGGGAGGCGAGGAGGATCTCAGCATCCGCTACGAGCTTGCCACGCCGATCAGCGTCATCAGCCGCCGGGATGCGCAGATGGTCCCCGTCCTGCAGCACCAGGCACCCGCGAATTTCTACCACATCGCCGTGCCCATCCTGACGAACTCCGTCTTCCGTGAGGCCGAGCTGGCGAACGCCACCGGCCGCGACCTCCTCGGAGGCCAGGTGAATGTTTTCCTGGACGGCGAATTCAAGGGTCGCACCGAGATCCCGAGCATCGCCCGCGGGCGCACCTTCACCCTCGGCTTCGGCGTCGATGGCCAGGTGAAAGCCCGCCGCACCCTCGTGGACCGGCGCGATGATGTGCAGGGCGGCAACCGCCGGGTCTCCGTCAGCTCCGAGATCATCATCGACAACTTCAAGCAGGAGCCCGTGAAAATCCGCCTCCGCGAGCGCATGCCCTACATGGAGGACACCACCAACCTCCGCGTTTCCGTCGGCGAAATGAGCCAGGAGCTCAGCACCGATGCGGACTACCTCCGCTACGAGAAACCCAAAGGCATACTCCGCTGGGATCTTGATGCGCCTCCCGGCTCCCTCGATAAATCCACCTCCCTCAAATACACTTACTCCCTCGAGTTCGACAAGAGCCTCACGCTCCGCGACATCAACAAGGAGCAGAAACAGCGCGCCCAGCAGGAGTTCCTGAAGGAATACAAGAAATAGGCCATTCGGGCGCTCGCCGAGCCGGCCGCATCTCAAGGCAGTTTTGAGGGAGAGCAAGCGATGGATGGCAAAGGTCGTGAGATCCCAACCATCATTCTCCGCATGCCATGCCATTTGCCAAAATGAGTCGCCGGAACATCGCCGCGAATGTCGCGGCGAATTTCCATCCCGGCAGGGATGACGGCTTGTAGCCGGGCCTTGGGCGCGGCGACACCCCCGGATTTCCGGCGGCATGATCCGCACCCCGGTCAGGGGTGCAGGCGGCTCCCCATGGCCGGCACGCCCGGCTGGCACACCTCCGGCGTGCAATGAATGGTTTCCACCCCCATCCGGGGGTGGCGCTCGTCCCTCGCCCAGCCATCGCCGAGGGCTCACTCAGCCCCGTGTCGTCTTCCGGAAATTTTTTTGGCAATCAGTCCAGGCGCCCCTCGCTAGCCTGCGTCACCACGCGACTTGGCTCAATCCCTGATATGGGCGTTGGAGCTGCGGGGGTAGGTGATGGTTACAGAGTTGTTGGGGGGGATTGTGAAGGAAGCTTGGCCGGGAACTGCGACGTCGAGGTCGGTGTGGTGGGTATTGGTGACGTGAAGGATGAGGAAAGGGTCGCCGGGGTCTTCGGTCGCTTGGAAGGAGTGGGAGGTTTTCGCGCTGTTGACATCGAGCATCGTCGGGGTGAACGACTGGATGTTGATGGGGAGGCCATCGTCGTTGGCGATGATGGTGGTTACCGCCCAGGTTCCGAGGACGAGTTCGGCGGTCAGGCTCAGCGCGACAGTGGAGGTGAATGTGATTTCGATCATGGCGATACGCTGATAGCGAAAGCGCGTCTGGTTGGGTAGCAGGATTTCGGGGGAAAGGTGCTGGTGGAAAAGGGGAATTCTGGCTTTGATTTCCGCCGTGAGGAAAGACCGACTGGATGCCCTGCTTTTCAACCGCGGGTTGTGCGATTCCCGTGAGCAGGGGAAACGCCTTGTGCTGGCGGGGGAGGTGAAGGTGGATGGCCATGTGGTGGACAAGCCGGCGGAGCGTTTTTCCGAGGAGGCGGTGGTGGAGATCAGGGAGAAGCCGCGCTTCGTCGGGCGCGGGGGGCTGAAACTTGAGGGGGCGCTCATCCATTTCGGGATCGATGTGACGGGCTGGACTTGCCTGGATGTCGGTGCCTCGACGGGCGGTTTCACGGATTGCCTGCTGCAGCGGGGGGCGGCGAGGGTCCATGCGGTCGATGTCGGGACGAACCAGTTGGTTTGGAAATTGAGGAACGATCCGCGGGTGGTCTCGAGGGAGAGATTCAACGCCCGCCACATGGAGGAGGTGGATCTGGGCGAGAAGGTGCGGCTGGCGGTGATGGACCTTTCCTTCATTTCCCTGACCAAGGTTCTCCCGGCGGTGTTCCGCGTGCTGGAGGAGGGCGGGGAGCTGGTCTGCCTGATCAAGCCGCAGTTTGAGCTGGAGCGGGAGGACGTCGGGAAGGGCGGGATCGTGCGGGACGAGGGATTGCGGGAGCGCGCCGTGGAGAAAATCCGGGCTTTCGTGACCGAGGAACACGGTCGTGAATGGCTCGGCGTAGTCCCGGCAAGCATTTCCGGGACGGACGGAAACCAGGAATTCCTGGCTTGGATCGGGAGGAAAATTTGAGAAAAAACGAATAAAATCCTCTGGCGTGTGTCTCGTTATGGACTACGGTCACGCCGGATATTGATCCAAACCAACCAAGCCAAACCAAAATAGAAACCATGAAATTACTACTGACAGCGTTCTGCGCAGCCATGATCACCACTCCGCTCGCCTTTGCTGGCGACAAGTGCGAGAAGAAGAAGTGCGACAAGGAGAAGGAGGAATCCACCCTCGTCGCCGAGAAGTGCAAGAAGAAGTGCGACAAGGAGGAGGAGGAGTCCACCCTCGTCGCCGAGAAGTGCAAGAAGAAGTGCGACAAGGAGGAGGAGGAGTCCACCCTCGTCGCCGAGAAGTGCAAGAAGAAGTGCGACAAGGAGGAGGAGGAGTCCACCCTCGTCGCCGAGAAGTGCAAGAAGAAGTGCGACAAGGAGGAGGAGGAGTCCACGCTCGTCGCCGAGAAGTGCAAAAAGAAGTGCGACAAGGAGGAAGAGGAGTCCACCCTCCTCG comes from Akkermansiaceae bacterium and encodes:
- a CDS encoding DUF4139 domain-containing protein yields the protein MKTPISAILWTLSVSFLAAQDASPPAGPAPVTGKISEITLYQGTAVVSRLVEIPADKTGSFEIVIGPLPSATDASSVHADQAKGVTVRSVACRSRPPEEAAKLQGRAGEVTDAIDALEVKTAIAKNEIALRRIRQNYLKDLQNFVAPAAAQEMTHGVIQSKEIEAVTQMHFREYEKASQEIMKLDLEIQEDAKALELLEKEKATLAAGPPVTYDAVVYLDKPAAGPASISLNYFVGDCGWSPVYNVRGDTASKGVTVEFNALIFQVSGEDWKDVKVALSTASPKTSAYNPRLSPLYVDVSTGGGAQGGNADSYKSAVQEKNVAIKSQFLGKSTDEIASQNFRANDSAASVQLIELSERLSELRLMDQGGEEDLSIRYELATPISVISRRDAQMVPVLQHQAPANFYHIAVPILTNSVFREAELANATGRDLLGGQVNVFLDGEFKGRTEIPSIARGRTFTLGFGVDGQVKARRTLVDRRDDVQGGNRRVSVSSEIIIDNFKQEPVKIRLRERMPYMEDTTNLRVSVGEMSQELSTDADYLRYEKPKGILRWDLDAPPGSLDKSTSLKYTYSLEFDKSLTLRDINKEQKQRAQQEFLKEYKK
- a CDS encoding TlyA family RNA methyltransferase, which gives rise to MRKDRLDALLFNRGLCDSREQGKRLVLAGEVKVDGHVVDKPAERFSEEAVVEIREKPRFVGRGGLKLEGALIHFGIDVTGWTCLDVGASTGGFTDCLLQRGAARVHAVDVGTNQLVWKLRNDPRVVSRERFNARHMEEVDLGEKVRLAVMDLSFISLTKVLPAVFRVLEEGGELVCLIKPQFELEREDVGKGGIVRDEGLRERAVEKIRAFVTEEHGREWLGVVPASISGTDGNQEFLAWIGRKI
- a CDS encoding molybdopterin-dependent oxidoreductase; translation: MSDTPTATAEAKLPKDIAAEKGMVNVQIDGVWHQFPKGMRMIEACRYVKKDVPYYCYHPKLSVPGNCRMCMVQMGMPPRPAPGQDPTYDENGYQPIGWMPRPAISCANTVAENMGIRTSGELVEKCREGVMEFLLINHPLDCPICDQAGECRLQEQSVGFGRGVSRFVDMKVKKPKNVDIGPRIRLDDERCIMCSRCIRFMDEVAGDPVLGFTQRGTHTTLTVHPGKLLDNNYSLNTADICPVGALTSNDFRFQMRVWFLKETPSIDVNCGTGTNIIIHTRGNTIHRITPRQNDAVNSNWMPDSHRLNFHYIDGDTRLTEVLIKENGTHRPAAWPEAIAKTAESLSKYDPSEIAIIASARMTNEELFLVRALAGDLKTANFTTIAREGENDGLLIAADRNPNTTGAKLVWGSADPSAPLAGIRDGVRNGSIKALLVLGEDLTAEPGFTAEDLAKPEFIASIQLLAGPTADSSDVVLPGAAFAEKRGSMVNLTGRLQRLNRAVEPQGQCRDDWEILRDLSAAITGEKSGLHMIEDVFKATAAATTQFDGLTLSKIGALGTVVTETGYEIPLLKNERARAASGIING